A portion of the Mesobacillus sp. AQ2 genome contains these proteins:
- a CDS encoding HD family phosphohydrolase, which produces MEKLQVQLTAILDLLNIKIFRVLLFLLIGIVMYSAMFTNVKPEKLNLELFSVAEKTIRSPITIEDKESTEANRREAVEQVNDVYRVKREYAQNRVDLVTSIFGSVSEVNAEAQEEIDKQKTAAEADGKDVSAPQVPTIEEKIEKLKTKLTDSETKSLSDDVFIALLQAPKEELQAAKDLTVTAINNTMKHSVPADEVENAKLNVEEELKYTSLNGSLKRAVIEIGRYAVVQNEFYDPEATEDLRQQTMDSVEPVRILEGQILVDEGQLISRDIYKKLQLVGLLESENSYKPFIGLGMLTALTLFGLYVVFNEMENADKKQKNLLIFSIIFITAILLMKLVSLFDEFEYSEIGYIFPAAMGAMLIKILINERLALLQVAILAVIGTIIFNEGITGTLNVSLGIYILLSGLAAILFLQKQNRRSKILQAGLFVSVINLIVILSILFLRNSQYSGLEYGFYITAAFVSGIVSAVLTIGLLPFFEAGFGILSTLRLIELSNPNHPLLRKILTEAPGTYHHSVMVANLSEAACEAIGANGLLARVGCYYHDIGKTKRPQFFIENQINIDNPHDKLPALTSKNIIIAHATDGAEMLRKHRMPKEIIDIAEQHHGTTLLKFFYHKAKQNGHEVKEEDFRYPGPKPQTKESAVIGIADSVEAAVRSMNHPTHEQIETLVDNIIRDRLQDDQLSECDITLKELDNVADTLCETLKGIFHSRIEYPEMNKQKVKQA; this is translated from the coding sequence ATGGAAAAGCTGCAGGTCCAATTAACAGCGATTTTAGACTTGTTGAATATAAAGATTTTCCGGGTTTTATTATTCTTGCTTATTGGTATTGTTATGTATTCTGCTATGTTCACCAATGTGAAGCCTGAAAAGCTTAATCTCGAGTTATTCTCTGTGGCAGAGAAAACCATCAGGTCCCCTATTACGATTGAGGATAAAGAAAGCACAGAAGCGAACCGCAGAGAAGCGGTCGAACAGGTCAATGACGTTTATCGGGTCAAGAGGGAATATGCCCAGAACAGGGTGGATCTGGTCACTTCGATATTTGGTTCTGTGTCTGAAGTCAATGCAGAAGCACAGGAAGAAATTGATAAACAGAAGACAGCCGCCGAGGCGGATGGGAAAGACGTTTCCGCACCTCAGGTCCCGACGATTGAGGAGAAAATCGAAAAGCTGAAAACCAAATTGACCGACAGTGAAACGAAGAGTCTTTCAGATGACGTATTCATTGCTTTACTGCAAGCCCCAAAGGAAGAACTGCAAGCTGCAAAGGACCTCACCGTCACGGCGATCAATAATACAATGAAGCATAGTGTTCCCGCGGATGAAGTGGAGAATGCAAAATTGAATGTTGAGGAAGAATTGAAGTATACCAGTCTAAACGGCAGCTTGAAAAGGGCTGTCATCGAAATTGGCCGTTATGCTGTCGTCCAGAATGAATTTTATGATCCTGAAGCTACCGAGGACCTGCGCCAGCAGACAATGGATAGTGTGGAACCAGTGAGGATTCTTGAAGGTCAAATTCTCGTGGATGAGGGACAACTGATCAGCAGGGATATCTATAAGAAACTGCAACTGGTCGGCCTGCTGGAAAGTGAAAATTCATATAAGCCGTTCATCGGGCTAGGGATGCTTACTGCATTAACCTTGTTTGGACTTTATGTCGTTTTTAATGAAATGGAAAACGCTGATAAAAAACAAAAGAACCTGTTGATTTTCAGTATTATTTTTATTACCGCGATTTTATTGATGAAACTGGTCAGCCTGTTCGATGAATTTGAATACTCCGAGATTGGATATATTTTCCCTGCAGCTATGGGAGCGATGCTGATCAAGATCCTGATCAACGAAAGGCTTGCCCTGCTGCAGGTGGCCATTCTTGCGGTGATCGGCACGATCATATTCAACGAAGGCATTACCGGGACATTGAATGTCTCCCTGGGAATTTATATTTTATTGAGCGGTTTGGCGGCGATCCTGTTTTTGCAAAAACAGAATCGGAGGTCCAAAATACTCCAGGCAGGTTTATTTGTCTCGGTGATCAACCTTATTGTCATTCTTTCAATTTTGTTCCTGAGGAATAGCCAGTATTCTGGATTGGAATATGGGTTTTATATTACTGCCGCGTTCGTTTCCGGAATTGTCTCGGCTGTACTGACAATTGGTCTGCTGCCGTTTTTTGAAGCGGGATTCGGCATTCTTTCTACCTTAAGGCTGATTGAACTGTCCAATCCTAATCACCCGCTCTTAAGAAAGATTCTTACTGAGGCTCCGGGAACATACCATCACAGTGTCATGGTCGCCAATCTATCGGAAGCCGCATGTGAGGCAATCGGTGCAAATGGCCTTCTTGCAAGGGTTGGATGCTATTATCACGATATCGGGAAGACGAAACGCCCGCAGTTTTTTATCGAAAACCAGATCAATATCGATAATCCTCATGATAAATTGCCAGCGCTGACAAGCAAAAATATCATCATCGCCCATGCGACGGATGGCGCAGAGATGCTTCGCAAACATCGTATGCCTAAAGAGATAATTGATATCGCTGAGCAGCATCATGGGACTACTTTGCTGAAATTCTTTTATCATAAAGCAAAACAAAATGGCCATGAAGTGAAGGAAGAAGATTTCCGCTATCCAGGGCCAAAGCCGCAGACAAAAGAGTCTGCGGTCATCGGAATTGCCGACAGTGTCGAAGCAGCCGTACGATCGATGAACCATCCAACCCATGAGCAGATCGAAACACTGGTCGACAACATTATCAGGGACCGGCTTCAGGATGACCAGCTGAGTGAATGTGATATCACCTTAAAAGAGCTGGACAACGTTGCTGATACTTTATGTGAGACATTAAAGGGGATTTTTCATTCCAGAATTGAATATCCAGAAATGAATAAACAGAAGGTGAAGCAGGCATGA
- a CDS encoding PhoH family protein — translation MTEDLKTTEIQLANPTEAVSLFGNADINLKLIEQELGVSIVTRGETIGISGPEEQVALAQAVLENLLAVIRKGISVSQREAVYAIQMAEKGTLDYFRDLYDEEISKNVKGKSIRVKTLGQRHYVNAIKSRDLVFGIGPAGTGKTYLAVVMAVTALKNGTVSKIILTRPAVEAGESLGFLPGDLKEKVDPYLRPLYDALHDILGTEHTLRLIERGTIEIAPLAYMRGRTLDDAFVILDEAQNTTQAQMKMFLTRLGFGSKMIITGDTTQIDLPKGAKSGLVEAENVLQDVSGISFVHLEQADVVRHPLVGRIIEAYGKNE, via the coding sequence ATGACAGAAGACCTAAAGACGACTGAAATCCAACTAGCGAATCCAACTGAAGCCGTTTCATTATTCGGCAATGCAGATATCAACCTGAAATTGATTGAACAGGAGCTTGGAGTCTCGATTGTGACACGCGGTGAGACGATAGGGATTTCCGGGCCTGAGGAGCAGGTGGCACTGGCCCAGGCCGTTTTGGAAAACCTGCTTGCGGTGATCCGTAAAGGCATTAGTGTTAGCCAGAGAGAGGCTGTTTACGCTATTCAAATGGCTGAAAAAGGGACCTTGGATTATTTCAGGGATTTATACGATGAAGAAATCAGTAAAAATGTAAAAGGTAAATCCATCAGGGTCAAGACACTTGGCCAGAGACATTATGTGAATGCCATCAAAAGCCGCGACCTTGTTTTTGGCATCGGACCGGCTGGTACTGGGAAAACATATCTAGCTGTCGTGATGGCCGTCACGGCGCTGAAAAATGGAACGGTATCCAAAATCATTTTAACAAGACCGGCTGTAGAAGCAGGAGAAAGCCTCGGTTTCCTCCCTGGGGACTTGAAGGAAAAGGTCGACCCTTATCTCCGTCCGCTGTATGATGCTTTGCATGATATCCTGGGCACTGAACATACATTGCGTCTGATTGAAAGAGGAACGATCGAGATTGCACCCCTTGCTTATATGAGGGGAAGGACTCTTGATGATGCGTTCGTCATTCTCGATGAAGCCCAGAACACGACACAGGCTCAGATGAAGATGTTCCTGACGCGTCTGGGATTTGGATCCAAAATGATCATAACAGGTGATACCACCCAGATTGATTTGCCGAAAGGCGCTAAGTCAGGCCTGGTAGAGGCGGAGAATGTATTGCAGGATGTCTCCGGAATCTCTTTTGTGCACCTTGAACAGGCTGATGTGGTGCGTCATCCGCTTGTCGGACGGATCATTGAAGCATATGGAAAAAATGAATGA
- the yqfD gene encoding sporulation protein YqfD, producing the protein MKNQWIHTFSGTVKVKLTGRGIERFLNQLTRNGVSIWNVKKHGSEAVTFYVNLQDVKKLRIPARDSHCKIRFLERAGGPFFLKKLWTNSGFLAGAILFFALIVLLSNMVWGIEINGASPATEYQIRKELDKMGIGVGKMQFSIDNVESIQKELTDKVGALTWIGVELKGTTYHFQAVEKSEPEKAEAIGPRHLVAKKKAAIVKIFVEKGDPVVEVNDFVQPGQLLVSGLYGKENEQKVVAATGEILGETWYSTKVELPLKSTFQVYNGNEKRIYSLKIAGKAIPVWGFGKNEFKEYETEVSEQPIKFFKWELPAKIEKRTIREREQVTRIYTREEAIESAKELARKDIKNTLPENAIIKGEKILHQSIENDKVRLITHFTIIEDIAEGQPIIQGD; encoded by the coding sequence ATGAAAAACCAATGGATACACACCTTTTCTGGCACTGTGAAGGTGAAATTGACAGGCAGGGGCATAGAAAGATTCCTGAACCAGCTGACACGTAATGGCGTGTCAATTTGGAATGTGAAGAAACATGGTTCTGAGGCGGTTACTTTTTATGTCAATCTGCAGGACGTGAAAAAGCTGCGGATCCCGGCGAGGGACAGTCACTGCAAGATCAGGTTCCTGGAGAGGGCGGGTGGCCCTTTCTTTTTAAAGAAGTTATGGACAAACAGTGGGTTTTTAGCAGGAGCAATTTTGTTTTTTGCGTTGATCGTGCTCCTCTCAAACATGGTTTGGGGAATTGAAATAAACGGTGCCAGCCCCGCGACTGAATATCAAATTCGCAAGGAATTGGACAAGATGGGAATAGGTGTCGGTAAAATGCAGTTTTCGATTGACAATGTCGAAAGCATCCAGAAGGAACTGACAGATAAGGTAGGGGCTTTGACGTGGATTGGTGTGGAGCTGAAGGGGACGACCTATCATTTTCAGGCTGTCGAGAAAAGTGAGCCGGAAAAAGCGGAAGCAATTGGTCCAAGGCATTTAGTTGCGAAAAAGAAGGCGGCCATTGTCAAAATTTTCGTGGAGAAAGGGGATCCGGTGGTGGAAGTGAATGATTTTGTGCAGCCCGGTCAGCTCCTTGTATCAGGCTTGTATGGTAAGGAGAATGAGCAAAAAGTGGTAGCGGCCACTGGTGAAATCCTTGGGGAGACCTGGTATTCAACCAAGGTGGAATTGCCTTTAAAAAGTACATTCCAGGTCTATAACGGAAATGAAAAAAGAATTTATTCTCTGAAAATAGCCGGAAAAGCAATACCTGTATGGGGTTTTGGGAAGAATGAATTCAAGGAGTATGAAACCGAAGTCTCAGAGCAGCCAATAAAATTTTTCAAATGGGAGCTTCCGGCTAAAATCGAAAAAAGGACGATCAGGGAGCGGGAACAGGTTACCCGCATCTATACAAGGGAAGAAGCGATCGAAAGTGCAAAAGAACTTGCCAGGAAGGATATAAAAAACACGCTGCCTGAAAATGCTATCATAAAAGGGGAAAAAATTTTACATCAGTCAATTGAGAATGATAAAGTAAGACTAATCACACATTTTACAATCATTGAAGATATTGCAGAAGGACAACCAATTATCCAAGGAGACTGA
- the yqfC gene encoding sporulation protein YqfC yields MAKKWGQYVRKWMTQKMDLPQDVMMDLPRITMIGQVHIYIENHRGLLAFSDGEVRLMIKGGQLLVKGKAFVIKTILPEEILLEGKIDQVLYIND; encoded by the coding sequence ATGGCAAAAAAATGGGGCCAGTATGTACGCAAATGGATGACACAAAAAATGGATCTTCCTCAAGATGTCATGATGGATCTCCCTAGAATCACGATGATTGGGCAAGTCCATATTTATATAGAAAATCATCGGGGCCTGCTTGCTTTTTCAGATGGTGAAGTGAGGCTTATGATCAAAGGCGGCCAGCTTCTGGTCAAGGGCAAGGCGTTCGTGATCAAGACAATATTGCCTGAAGAGATACTGCTCGAAGGAAAAATCGATCAGGTTCTATATATAAATGATTGA
- the floA gene encoding flotillin-like protein FloA (flotillin-like protein involved in membrane lipid rafts) has translation MDAGTAFVLIAVALGIIFLGVLLTFVPVMLWISALAAGVRVSIFTLIGMRLRRVIPSRVINPMIKAHKAGLNVTTNQLESHYLAGGNVDRVVNALIAAHRANIELSFERAAAIDLAGRDVLEAVQMSVNPKVIETPFIAGVAMDGIEVKAKARITVRANIDRLVGGAGEETIVARVGEGIVSTIGSSDNHKKVLENPDMISQTVLSKGLDAGTAFEILSIDIADVDIGKNIGAELQTEQAEADKKIAQAKAEERRAMAVAQEQEMKARVEEMRAKVVEAEATVPLAMAEALREGNIGVMDYMNIQNIEADTDMRGSIGKLSNGKKDDKNNQ, from the coding sequence ATGGATGCAGGTACAGCGTTTGTATTGATTGCGGTTGCACTTGGGATCATTTTCCTTGGTGTATTGCTGACATTCGTGCCGGTAATGCTATGGATTTCAGCATTGGCAGCGGGTGTAAGGGTCAGCATTTTCACGCTGATCGGAATGAGATTAAGAAGGGTAATCCCAAGCAGGGTCATCAATCCGATGATCAAGGCACATAAAGCAGGTTTGAATGTAACGACTAACCAGCTGGAAAGCCACTACCTTGCAGGGGGTAATGTTGATAGGGTCGTTAATGCCCTGATAGCTGCACACCGTGCGAATATTGAGCTTTCATTCGAGCGAGCGGCTGCGATTGACCTGGCAGGCCGTGACGTACTGGAAGCCGTACAAATGAGTGTTAATCCGAAGGTCATTGAAACTCCATTCATCGCAGGTGTAGCCATGGATGGAATCGAGGTAAAGGCAAAGGCGAGAATCACAGTAAGAGCGAACATCGACCGACTCGTCGGGGGTGCTGGTGAAGAAACGATTGTTGCCCGTGTTGGTGAAGGGATCGTATCGACAATCGGTTCTTCCGACAACCATAAAAAAGTGTTGGAAAATCCTGATATGATTTCACAAACCGTCCTTTCCAAAGGTCTTGATGCAGGAACAGCATTTGAAATTCTATCGATTGATATCGCGGACGTTGATATCGGCAAAAACATCGGTGCTGAGCTGCAGACTGAGCAGGCGGAGGCAGACAAGAAGATTGCCCAGGCGAAGGCCGAAGAGCGCCGTGCGATGGCTGTTGCACAAGAACAGGAAATGAAGGCGCGCGTCGAAGAAATGAGAGCGAAAGTGGTCGAAGCGGAAGCTACTGTACCATTGGCAATGGCCGAAGCGCTTCGTGAAGGGAACATTGGTGTGATGGACTATATGAATATCCAGAATATCGAAGCCGACACAGATATGAGAGGTTCCATCGGCAAGCTGTCAAACGGTAAAAAAGACGATAAGAATAATCAATGA
- a CDS encoding nodulation protein NfeD, with protein sequence MIILLSLASLVNPFTADADQKVVYVVPIEETVEKGLLAFLKRAVGEAEEAGAEAIIFDVNTPGGAVDAADGIGKLLTGTDLKTVSFVNKKALSAGAYISLNTDEIYMVPGATMGSAAIIDQQGNTAGKKAESYWFAAMKAAAVESGRDPIYAQAMADESIDLPELGAGKGKLLTLTAEQALEVGYSEGTVKNLNDLLNKLGYEDAEVRNVNETFAEKLARFITHPIVIPILMTIGSLGLVLELYSPGFGLPGIAGLSALLLFFYGHMVAGLAGFETLILFALGVGLILFELFIPGGIAGVIGLLAIVASFFMASDNVVHMGISLLVALTASIVLSILMIRVFGKKMKFFKRIILTDSTSTEKGYVSNKNRLELIGVEGVTLTPLRPSGTIIVEDERIDVVSEGGFVPKGKKVRIVKTEGSRIVVREINEI encoded by the coding sequence ATCATCATCCTCTTGTCACTGGCCAGTCTGGTCAATCCTTTCACTGCGGATGCTGACCAAAAAGTGGTCTATGTCGTTCCGATTGAAGAAACAGTGGAAAAAGGCCTGCTTGCCTTCTTGAAGAGAGCTGTGGGAGAGGCGGAAGAGGCTGGTGCGGAAGCAATCATTTTTGATGTGAATACACCTGGCGGAGCTGTCGATGCCGCTGATGGGATTGGAAAATTGTTGACGGGAACTGACTTAAAAACGGTGTCATTCGTCAATAAAAAGGCGTTATCAGCGGGTGCCTATATTTCCCTGAATACAGATGAAATTTATATGGTTCCCGGAGCTACAATGGGATCGGCTGCGATCATCGACCAGCAGGGCAACACTGCTGGAAAGAAGGCGGAATCTTATTGGTTTGCAGCCATGAAAGCTGCGGCTGTCGAAAGTGGCAGAGATCCGATCTATGCCCAGGCGATGGCTGACGAAAGCATCGACCTTCCTGAACTGGGTGCAGGAAAAGGGAAGTTGCTTACCCTGACGGCAGAACAGGCACTTGAAGTGGGATATTCGGAAGGAACAGTCAAAAACCTCAATGACTTGCTTAATAAACTGGGCTATGAGGATGCCGAAGTCCGGAATGTAAATGAAACTTTCGCTGAAAAGCTGGCGAGGTTCATCACACATCCTATAGTGATCCCAATCCTTATGACAATAGGCAGTCTTGGTTTGGTCCTTGAGCTTTACTCACCTGGATTTGGCCTGCCGGGAATTGCTGGGTTGTCAGCGCTGCTATTATTCTTCTATGGACATATGGTTGCCGGACTGGCCGGTTTTGAAACACTGATCCTGTTTGCGCTCGGAGTCGGGCTAATCCTGTTCGAGTTGTTCATCCCAGGCGGAATTGCCGGAGTCATTGGTTTACTGGCCATTGTCGCGAGCTTTTTTATGGCATCGGATAATGTGGTCCATATGGGAATCTCTTTATTGGTTGCCCTGACAGCGTCCATTGTTTTATCTATTTTGATGATAAGGGTGTTTGGAAAAAAGATGAAATTTTTCAAAAGAATCATACTGACCGATTCAACAAGCACTGAAAAAGGCTATGTGTCTAACAAGAACCGTCTGGAACTGATTGGAGTAGAAGGGGTGACGCTGACACCTCTCAGGCCTTCAGGCACCATCATCGTGGAAGATGAGCGCATTGATGTGGTGAGCGAGGGCGGCTTTGTTCCAAAAGGAAAGAAAGTAAGGATTGTTAAAACGGAAGGCTCAAGAATCGTGGTAAGAGAAATTAATGAGATCTAA
- a CDS encoding GatB/YqeY domain-containing protein, producing the protein MSLLERLNNDMKQAMKNKEKDRLTTIRMVKASLQNEAIKFGKQELSEEEELTVLSREVKQRKDSLQEFEKAGRQDLVEKIQTELKHVEIYMPQQLSEEEVTEIVKEAIAETGAASKADMGRVMAVLMPKVKGKADGSLVNKLVQQHLS; encoded by the coding sequence TTGAGCCTGCTCGAGCGTTTAAATAATGATATGAAACAAGCGATGAAGAACAAAGAAAAGGACAGACTCACGACGATTCGGATGGTAAAAGCTTCCTTGCAGAACGAAGCGATCAAGTTCGGCAAGCAGGAATTATCCGAAGAAGAAGAGTTAACTGTACTTTCTCGTGAAGTGAAACAACGCAAAGATTCCCTCCAGGAATTTGAAAAAGCTGGTCGTCAAGACCTCGTTGAAAAGATACAAACAGAACTAAAGCATGTCGAAATTTACATGCCACAGCAGCTTAGCGAAGAAGAAGTGACGGAAATCGTCAAAGAAGCTATCGCGGAGACCGGTGCGGCATCAAAAGCCGATATGGGTAGAGTAATGGCTGTCCTTATGCCTAAAGTAAAAGGTAAAGCAGACGGATCTCTCGTTAATAAACTTGTACAACAACACCTTTCATAA
- the rpsU gene encoding 30S ribosomal protein S21 has translation MSKTVVRKNESLEDALRRFKRTVSKSGTIQEARKREFYEKPSVKRKKKSEAARKRKF, from the coding sequence ATGTCTAAAACTGTCGTTCGTAAAAACGAATCGCTTGAAGATGCTCTTCGACGCTTCAAACGTACTGTATCTAAATCAGGTACTATCCAAGAAGCTAGAAAGCGCGAATTCTACGAAAAACCTAGTGTAAAGCGTAAGAAAAAGTCTGAAGCTGCTAGAAAACGCAAGTTCTAA
- a CDS encoding Na/Pi symporter — protein sequence MVYLLLFIVFLAVFIGGMTLLRKGLFELSASRMKNWLALMTDTPIKGMIAGMTVTALLHSSSAVMVITIGLISAGLLRFSQSIGIILGSNIGTTFTLEIITFNIDAFIVPFAIIGAILLVFRNRTWQNLGAISFGIAAIFAAMRGFTFLADPVTSLPAVEHALANLNNSHWISIFTGTIVTGMIQSSTAMTGIVMGFLSEGTLSMDSAIAAMLGANIGTCITALLASIGAGKEARLTAFAHVWLNIAGAALFFPFIGEIAALAPFTAERPDVQLAHVSVIYNLIASLLVLPVAEKFGVMIEVIHGKGR from the coding sequence ATGGTCTATCTGCTATTATTTATTGTTTTCCTCGCTGTATTTATCGGAGGCATGACGCTGCTCCGTAAAGGCTTATTCGAGCTTTCGGCAAGCAGGATGAAAAACTGGCTGGCTCTCATGACTGATACACCAATAAAGGGTATGATAGCCGGAATGACAGTGACCGCACTTTTGCACAGCAGTTCTGCTGTCATGGTCATTACTATCGGCTTGATTTCTGCTGGGCTGCTAAGATTCTCGCAATCAATCGGCATCATTCTTGGATCGAATATCGGGACAACCTTCACTCTTGAAATCATAACTTTCAATATTGATGCCTTCATTGTGCCCTTTGCGATCATCGGGGCAATTCTATTGGTTTTCCGCAACCGGACATGGCAAAATCTTGGCGCGATTTCTTTTGGCATCGCTGCTATTTTTGCAGCCATGCGCGGTTTCACCTTTCTCGCCGACCCTGTAACAAGTCTGCCGGCAGTTGAACATGCACTCGCCAACTTGAACAACAGTCATTGGATCAGCATATTTACTGGTACCATTGTGACAGGGATGATCCAGTCCAGTACTGCAATGACCGGCATCGTGATGGGATTCCTGTCTGAAGGAACATTATCGATGGACTCAGCCATAGCTGCCATGCTTGGCGCCAATATCGGGACCTGCATTACCGCCCTGCTTGCGTCGATTGGCGCAGGCAAAGAGGCAAGACTGACAGCTTTTGCCCATGTATGGCTGAACATTGCAGGAGCCGCTTTATTTTTCCCCTTCATCGGCGAGATTGCAGCACTGGCCCCTTTTACTGCCGAAAGGCCAGATGTCCAGCTGGCGCATGTCAGCGTCATTTATAACCTAATCGCTTCATTGCTGGTTCTGCCTGTCGCGGAGAAATTCGGGGTGATGATTGAAGTGATTCATGGGAAGGGTCGGTGA
- the mtaB gene encoding tRNA (N(6)-L-threonylcarbamoyladenosine(37)-C(2))-methylthiotransferase MtaB: MPAVAFHTLGCKVNHYETEAIWQLFKEQGYERVDFESTSDVYVINTCTVTNTGDKKSRQVIRRAVRKNPDAVICVTGCYAQTSPAEIMAIPGVDIVVGTQDRVKMLEYIEQYKQERQPINAVGNIMKNRVYEELDVPAFTDRTRASLKIQEGCNNFCTFCIIPWARGLMRSRDPQEVIRQAQQLVDAGYKEIVLTGIHTGGYGEDMKDYNLAALLRDLEAQVKGIKRLRISSIEASQITDEVIEVIDLSNIIVRHLHIPLQSGSDTVLKRMRRKYTMEFFGERLDRLKEVLPGLAVTSDVIVGFPGETEEEFMETYNFVKEHQFSELHVFPYSKRTGTPAARMEDQVDEEVKNERVHRLIELSDQLAKEYASQFEDEVLEVIPEELYKEAPESGLYVGYTDNYLKVVFPAAEDMVGKIVKVKIAKSGYPYNEGQFVRVLEDENAAEQAVI, from the coding sequence ATGCCTGCAGTTGCTTTTCATACATTAGGTTGCAAGGTTAACCATTACGAAACAGAAGCCATCTGGCAATTATTCAAGGAACAAGGATACGAAAGAGTGGATTTTGAATCTACCTCTGATGTTTACGTCATCAACACATGTACGGTAACGAATACTGGGGATAAAAAGAGCCGCCAGGTCATCCGCCGCGCTGTCCGCAAAAATCCGGACGCTGTTATTTGTGTTACCGGCTGCTACGCCCAGACATCTCCAGCTGAAATAATGGCGATTCCTGGAGTTGATATTGTTGTCGGAACTCAGGACCGTGTGAAAATGCTTGAATATATCGAGCAGTACAAGCAAGAGCGACAGCCAATCAATGCTGTCGGCAACATCATGAAAAACCGTGTATATGAAGAGCTTGACGTACCTGCCTTCACGGATCGTACAAGAGCTTCATTGAAAATCCAGGAAGGCTGCAACAACTTCTGTACTTTCTGTATCATTCCATGGGCACGCGGTCTGATGAGATCCCGTGATCCGCAGGAAGTCATTCGCCAGGCTCAGCAGCTTGTTGATGCCGGCTATAAGGAAATTGTTCTTACAGGCATCCATACAGGCGGCTATGGTGAAGATATGAAGGATTATAATCTTGCAGCATTGCTTAGAGATTTAGAGGCACAAGTAAAAGGGATTAAGCGTCTGCGTATTTCTTCTATCGAGGCAAGCCAGATTACAGACGAAGTGATTGAAGTAATCGACCTGTCCAATATCATTGTCCGTCACCTGCACATTCCGCTTCAATCCGGCTCTGATACCGTTTTGAAAAGAATGCGCCGCAAGTACACAATGGAATTTTTCGGGGAGCGCCTTGATCGTCTGAAAGAAGTCTTGCCAGGTCTGGCGGTCACTTCTGATGTCATCGTAGGATTCCCTGGTGAAACAGAAGAAGAATTTATGGAGACTTACAACTTTGTGAAAGAGCACCAATTCTCAGAGCTTCACGTCTTCCCATATTCAAAACGAACAGGCACACCTGCCGCAAGAATGGAAGACCAGGTCGATGAAGAGGTAAAGAACGAACGAGTTCACCGCTTGATTGAACTATCTGACCAGCTTGCAAAGGAATATGCTTCACAGTTTGAGGACGAAGTACTGGAAGTAATCCCTGAAGAACTTTACAAAGAAGCTCCAGAAAGCGGGCTTTATGTAGGGTACACAGACAACTATTTAAAGGTTGTTTTCCCTGCTGCCGAGGATATGGTCGGCAAAATTGTCAAGGTGAAGATCGCAAAGTCGGGATATCCTTACAATGAAGGCCAGTTCGTACGCGTGCTTGAAGATGAAAACGCAGCAGAACAAGCTGTTATATAA
- a CDS encoding 16S rRNA (uracil(1498)-N(3))-methyltransferase, with product MQRYFIDDLESQEQFRIIGDDFHHIVRVMRMKTGDEIICVSPNGKSAVCQIEEITDEMVVANVVKWEEGTRELPVHVVIASGLPKGDKLELIIQKGTELGAYEFVPFTASRSIVKWDSKKAGKKVERWQKIAKEAAEQSHRNIVPSVKEPVSLKQLVKLADDYTYKLIAYEEEAKAGEASVLSATLAKMEKDQSLLIVFGPEGGLTAEEVTLLTENGFLACGLGPRILRTETAPLYALSAVSYHFELLR from the coding sequence ATGATTTTCATCACATTGTTCGAGTGATGAGGATGAAGACTGGGGATGAAATCATCTGCGTCAGTCCCAATGGCAAAAGCGCAGTTTGTCAGATTGAAGAAATTACCGATGAAATGGTTGTGGCAAACGTTGTAAAATGGGAGGAAGGGACGAGGGAGCTTCCCGTCCATGTCGTGATTGCGAGCGGTCTGCCCAAAGGGGATAAGCTCGAATTGATCATTCAAAAAGGCACTGAACTGGGTGCCTATGAATTTGTCCCCTTCACCGCATCCCGCTCGATTGTGAAATGGGACAGCAAGAAGGCTGGCAAAAAGGTTGAACGCTGGCAAAAGATAGCCAAAGAAGCGGCAGAACAGTCCCATCGCAATATTGTACCGTCGGTTAAGGAGCCGGTCAGCCTAAAACAATTAGTCAAACTTGCTGATGATTATACTTATAAGCTAATTGCCTATGAGGAAGAGGCGAAGGCCGGGGAAGCATCTGTCCTGTCTGCGACTCTCGCGAAAATGGAGAAAGATCAAAGTCTCCTGATTGTTTTTGGCCCAGAAGGGGGATTGACCGCTGAGGAAGTCACCCTTTTAACTGAAAATGGATTTTTGGCTTGTGGTCTTGGACCACGCATTTTACGTACTGAAACAGCACCGCTTTATGCATTGTCTGCTGTTTCCTATCATTTTGAACTATTGAGGTGA